The Ziziphus jujuba cultivar Dongzao chromosome 3, ASM3175591v1 region TCATTACTGTGGCAAGAAAAGGCACTACAAAAGGGAGTGTTGGCATCTCAAGAAGAATGAAGAAGCCAAAATAAAAGGTGTTGAGTTATCAAAAGTACAAGGTTGATGGCGAGTACCTTGGATGATGGTCATTTTACATAGGGAAGCAACAATAGTTACTTAAGGTAGAAGAAATGTTGCTGATGTCTGGCTTATGGACTTAGGAGCAACATGGCATATGACCACCCGTAAAGAATGGTTCCACCAATATGAACCTATCTCAGGAGGATCTGTGTTCATGGGAGACGATCATGCCTTGACGATCGCTGGTATTGGTACCTTCAAATTGAAGATGTATGATAGTACAGTTCGCACCATTTAGAAGGTACGACACGTGAAAGGCctaaagaaaaatctattgTCTTTAGGACAGTTAGATAATAGTGGGTGCAAAACCCATATTCAAGATGAAATCATGAAAATAGTTAAAGGCGTGCTTGTGGTGATGAAAGCGGAAAAGATAGCTGCAAATTTGGACATGCTTAAAGGAGAAACACTACAAGAAGGAGAAACATCTACAGCGTCAGGAGGCTCTCCAGAAGAATCAATGATGATGTGGCACTGTAAGGTAGGCCACATGTCGGAACGAGGTTTGAAGATTCCTTCTGAACAAAAGCTTTTTCCAGGGCTCAAAAAGGTTTCATTACCATTTTGTGAGCATTGTATTATTAGTAAGCAGCATAGATTAAAGTTTAATAGCAATAATGCTAGAAGCAAAGCTATCTTAGAGCTGATCCACTCCGATGTTTGGTAAGCACTAGTTCTATCATTAGGAGGTGCAAGATACTTTGtatcttttattgatgattactctaAGAGATGTTGGGTGTATCCAATCAAAAGGAAAGCGGATGTATTTtcagttttcaaaatatttaaagcgCTAGTGGAACTTGAATCTGAGAAGAAAATCAAGTGTTTGAGGACGGACAATGGAGGAGAATATACTAGTGCAGAATTTGATAGCTTCTGTGAACAAGAAGGTATCAAGAGGCAGTTCATGATGGTGTACACTCTACTACAAAATGGAGTAGCAGAATGGATGAATAGAACCTTATTGGAATGGACAAAAGCGATGTTGAGAACTGCAGGAATGGCCAAGTCATTTTGGACAGAAGCAGTTAAGACCGCCTGCTATGTGATCAATTGGTCACTATCAACTGCAATTGATCTGAAAACGCCAATGGAGATGTGGACTGGTAAGCCAGCTAATTATTCTTGCTTACATATATTTGGAAGTCCTGTTTATGTTATGTGCAATGCCCAAAAAACATCAAAGCTAGATCCAAAAtccagaaaatatatttttttagtgtaTGTTGATGGAATTAAGGGGTACCATCGCCTGTGGGATCCCATTGCCCACAAAGTAATAATCAGCAGAGATGTGATATTTAGTgaagataaaatacaagaaaacaaaaatgatagCACGTCGAAAGAGAAATCAAAGACTACAATAGTTCAAgtcaaagaaaggaaagaataaAATGTTCTGGATTCTTCTGAAGTAGCACCGAAGCACAATGAACAAGAGCAAGCTGAGTTTGCAACTCCACAAGTTCGACAATCAACTAGGGAGAGAAGAGAACCAGCTTGGCATTCAGAATATATTATAGAGGGTAATGTTGCATATTGTCTTCTAACAGAAGATGGAGAGCCATCAATGTTCTAGGAGGCTACAAAAAGCCAGAAGCTTCTCTATGGATGGCAGCAATGCAAGGAGAAATTGAAGCTCTCCATAAAAATAAGACATGGGATTTTGTTCCATTACCATAGGGAAGGAAGGCTATTGGCAACAAATGGGTCTATAAGATCAAACGAGATAACAATAACCAAGTGGAAAGGTATCATGCTAGATTGGTGGTGAAAGGATTTGCTAAGAAAGAAGGTATTGATTTCAATAAGATATTTTCTCTTATTGTTCTACTCAGTTCATGTGGTCCTGGCGATTTGTGCTACACTTGACTTGTATTTAGAGCAGTTGGATGTTAAAACTGCATTTCTTCATGGAAAACTTGAAGAAGAGATTTACATGCTCCAACCAAAAGGttttaaagaaaaagttaaagAGAACTTAGTTTGCATGTTGAACAAATCTCTATATGTTCTAAAACAGGTGCCAAGATGTTGGTATAAAAGATTTGATTCCTTCATCATGAGCCTTGAATACAACAGACTTAGTTCAGATCCTTGTGCTTACTACAAGAGATTTGGTGatgatgattttattattttgttgttgtatGTTGACGACATATTGGTAGCAGACCCCAACAAAGATCGCATTAAAGATTTAAAGGCACAATTGGATAGAGAGTTTGAAATGAGGGACTTGGGACCGAAAAACAAGATTGTAGGGATGCAAATCTATCGAGACAAAAATAATAGGAATATATGGCTTTCTCAAAAGAATTACATGAAGAAAATTTTGCAGCATTTCAACATGCAAAATTGTAAGCCAATTCTTAACCCTCTTCCTATTAATTTCAAGTTATCCTCAAGTATGAGTCCTAGCAATGAGAAAGAGAGTATGGAAATGTCTCGAGTACCGTATACATCAGCAGTGGATAGCTTAATGTTCGCTATGGTATGTAGAATATCAGATATTGCACAATTAGTGTGAGCAGTTAGTCGTACATGGTGAATCTTGGTAGAGAGTATTGGAATACTGTGAAGAGGATCCTAAGATATGTGAAGGGTATCTCAAATGCTGCGTTATATTATGGAGGATCAAAGTTTACTATCAGAGGTTATGTTGATTCAGATTATGCAGGTGATCTTGATAAAAGTAAGTCCACCACGAGGTATGTGTTTACTCTTGCTGGAGGAGCTGTAAGCTGGGTTTCAAAACTACAGTCCATCATGGCTACCTCTACAACGGAGGCAGAATATATTGCTGCTTCGCAAGCTAGCAAAGAGGCAATTTGGTTGCAAATGGTACTGAAGGAGCTTGGACACAAACAAGAGAAGATAACTCTTTTTTGTGATAGTCAAAGTGCTTTGCATTTAGCAAAGAATCCAACATATCACTTGAAGACAAAACACATACGAGTTCCATTTCACTTTGTTCgtgaaaaagtggaagaaggaagTGTGGATCTACAGAAAATTCATACTAGAGACAACCTGGCAGATGTTTTGACTAAGCCAATTAACACTGACAAGTTTATATGATATAGATCCTCCATTGGCCTAGTAGAAACATTAGCAAGCATGAGAATGAAATAGCAAGTAGAAAGGATAGTAGGATTATAACAAAAGTGACTTTAAGTGGGAGATATGTGGCTGCAAATAAAGCCACTTTTGGCTATTGCTTAGTAATTAAGATGGTGACTTAGTTAAAGGAGGTGGAAGATTGCTTCTTAATTAAGATTTTGACTTAGTCAAAGGAGGTGGAAAAAGAATGTAGAGATTTCTATATGTGTGGACAACTTGCACATATAGGTGGCATGGCTACAACTAGCAAAGGAGGCCAAATTGAATTTGACAACCTGTACCACCTCTTTCTACCACCATATTCCTCTTTATATATGTCTTTCTTCTCTTTGTAAAGATTGATTCCATTTTGAGGTGTGAGAGAAGCAtagaaaaacaaagagaaagaggagagtaTTAGAGAGAGAATTACAAAGggattttttcttaaatatttgtgtCTTTCCTTTATTAGAAAGATGTATGTTTTTCTCCTAGTATAAGAGAGAGGGTATTGTCAATTGTGCTCTCTTTATTCTAGAGAAAAATTGTTATATTCTTTTGTTATAATAAAATCCTTCTACAATTGCCAAATTATTTTGTGtgcatttttatttgattattttgcacacaaattctcatttttatcatttctacTTCAGTTGTAATTATGTGTTTTATACCTCAATATCCTAACAACTGTAAAATATGATGTAGGGTCAAGAAGTATATTTGAGACATTGCGGTTAGGAAAACCCTAACTTGTGGTGGTCTATGAAGATTTTGATGGAAATCATCAAAGTGAGCTTGCAAAAGAATTAGCCTAGAGGAAGCATTCATATAATGCTCGCCCTCAAACCCTTGAACAGACAATTGCAAAAATGAATTTGAAGTCTCTCATTCCATACTCTCCTAGTGAAGCCACACTGGTTGCCAAGATTATTAATAGTTTTCTAGATTTTCTAGATGATTGATATAACTGTAATGTTTGATTATTGAGTCAAAAATAGATCCTTTAGATACACTTTTAGTGTCTATTAACTGCTGTTTTAGGCTGTGAATGAATGccctacatatataaaaatcgataaaatctttatttatatatatatttttttgaaatttgaagtGTTGAAATACATCAAAATTGTTGGAACGTTCATATGAGTGCAAACTTCTACCGCTTGTAACATCCTGACGGCAAATCTCTCTCATCTTAAAACAGGAATCTCACAAACTTGttgacttctttttttatttttttgaagttcaTTTTATATCATTAAGAATGGATTTTTCATATTACTATTACACATTTCCTTTTACAAACTAAGTTATGTAGGATTCCATAAATCTTTGCCCTTGCTTTGCCTTTTCCATTTCAAAGAAATAAGTGAATTGgagataattaatattgaaCGACAAGCTATGGATCTTATCGGATCAAAGTAAAATTCTGCCATTGTTAAAATTGAAGGCGTTAAATTATTGAAAGACTTAAAGAGGCCTTCTCCAGACTGCAACATTCGCTGACTTATCTACCACTTGCACGATCACATGATGAGGGAAAGTACTTGACTAGCAATTTTACTCTTCAAATATTGCCAAAATTACAATATCTAAGAGTGCTTCCTCTAAAGGGCTATAAAATAACTAAGCTACTAGATTCAATGCCGGTTGTTGGTTTGAAATATTAGCCACATATAGTCTCAAAACCCATTGTTTTAGGTTTTTAAAATGGACATTTTTTAAAGCCCGTCATTAAAAGCAAATATGGCGCCGTCTTCAATAactaatttttcttgtactGTACAGGGAAGAAGAATGTAGTGGCAATTAACTTCCATGGAATCAAGTTGTATCTTTCATCTAGTGtaatttttcatttgttatatGCAAATGATATCATGTTTTTTTGTTGAGCAAATAATCAATAAAGCTAAGGTATCAAAGTTTGTTAGTGATAAATATTGCTAATTTGGTTAGGGGAATCTGTTAATTGGAACAGTCaagttttgctttattttattttttatatatatcatttttggttCAAAAATCGTACATAGGGTTCATCTAAGGCTCCTTTAAAGAATATTTAGTTATTAAAAGGCATTACAGATAATGCAATATGTTTTGGAATTTTGTGGTCTGCGACAgtggataatattatttttgtaaagaaACTTAAAAGGGAAAGTGGAGACTAGGGATTTTTGGTGGAAAGATTATCCATCCAGCATAAAGAAACTTCTATATCTTATGCTTGGTCTGAAGTTTGTAGACCTaaaattttgggagtttttgAGGTTGTTTAGAAAGTTTGATGAAACAGTAGAGTAAATTTGGCAAAAGACGGTTGGATATTGGCTATCAAGGATGACACAATTTGGgtattattttatctaaatgcaGTAAAGGGAAGGATGTTCTAACTTTTAAACAGTAAATTCAttataaaactaataataataataataagaaactaGCTCTTGGTTTTGGAGAAATGTTATTGGTATTAGAAACCTAATTATTAAAGATGAATGTTTTCCATTGGTTAATGGTCAAAATATTAGTGTGTGAACTAGGGGAAGGTGAAAAATTATGGCAGACATTCATGAGCTTCTTAAAGTTCTTCTATGAAAGTCCTTCCTTTAGCTTGCTAAAAGATTTGTGGTGGTGCATCATGAATACCATTGTTGTGTATAAGGAAAGgatttgttatattttgttGGTTAGATGCAACTTTACTAAATGTTTATTCTTCGTactatatttcaatttttaccaaatttgatttaaaaaaaaaataaaaaaacaataaaagatttTCGATTTTTGACGATTTTACTTTGAGATGTGCAAGCAATCAACTTTTTCAAggtcttaaaaagaaaaaagaaaaaaaaaaaattagagaaggGAAAAGTGACGCTGTGCCATTGTTTTGGGGACATATTGcttcaaaataaacattatGGGAGCAACTTTAAACTTGAATGAAAAGCACATAAGTTTATTCTGTAATTTTCCCCGAAAAATGAAACATTACAAGCAATAAGAAAACAACGTTTGTGGAACTCCACGATGGTTTTTACAGTTTTGGGGACAGCGCACAGCATTTCATAGATTTGatgatttataattattactattattatggaAGTTACATAGATTAGATGTAGTTAAATTTTCTACTTCaactattataaaaattaattcttaaaaatgTTTTTCCATATAATATAATGCCCTCTAATACAAACCAGTTGAggtaaacatataaataaatattaacaaatcTCATCAGAAACACTAAAGTGAATTTCTTGACCAAAGACAACCCCTTTTACTCAAGGCAACTTCTCTTCCGGTTCAATTCCGTGCATTTGAGCATGAAAACTGGAGAGCATCTATAGAAAATCGTAGATGTACAATTAATGCTAAAGAATGAAAAAATAGCCAAAAGACAGGGGAGAcagattgatttaaaaaaaaaaaaaaaaagaaaaaaaaaaagataagaaaaagggaaaatgaaCTATAGGTAGTTACATGCATATATAACACAACTTTTGCCGTTAGCAGCCAGCTGCTTTCAAAAACTTGTCATAGGGGCTCGATGGCGGTAGCCTGAAAGAATATGGTCCACAGTCACGCGGACAGAGAAGAAGTTGTTCCCGAGTTCGAACATGCTCCTTATTTACCAACTTTAGGTCTTCTTCGGAAAAATCCCTCATCTGAATGCACAGGAATAACAGAACCATGATAATATTTCTAGGATGCTGATCATCAAGATGACCAAACAGCTTCATGCTGTTAAGCTACTTAAAATCTAACAATTATCTATCATAATTACTATCACCCAATATTGCGCTGCCAAATGATAAAGTTCTTTAACTGCAAGCATTTTGTTCAATAAcagaaaaacataataataacagtaacaataaaaatatgaacAGCTACTATTGCAGTACCATGTAAAAATTGATCAATATCTTTCCAAAAGAATGATGAAACAATTGTCAATGATATTATGACTTATGACCATCCCTAATTCTTCTTCTATCTACTTTATTTCAACAGGAGCCTTTTAAATGCTAACACCCTGCACATCCGCAAATGACTTCACTTGTAAGGTTGCATATCTTGCAATTAGTTTTGATGTCAGCTTTTCCAGATCTCCGCAAACGATTGGATATTCATAAATCCCCATGTAATTTACTTAGCTGACCAACTCTTACACAATATGCTTCAATCATAACCTCAATGGAGGTCAGAGTGTGTTCCAAATTCTCAGGGTAGATTGATGTTAACATTTGATAATTCATTATTACCATAGTTATTGTCGTAATAATCACCATATTGAGCCTCAAAAGAAGCATTTGATGTAGGTCCGTTCTATTTTCTTTATGGAAGAtgcaaatgaaaaacaaaattacgaCTAGGAATCTTAcatacaataaattaatttacctTGTTTTCAATTTCAGTGGAAAGAACTATTGCCTTTGAATCTTCTTGTTGTTTAAAACTATGAAGCACTGACATCTTCTGTTGTTTACCCATTACAAGGGCTTCACACTGATTTCTCATCTGATCATAAGGTATCGGTGTTGGAGAAACAGGGGAGCTTACAAGTTGTCGTGCTGTTTCTAGGACCTGTTAGAAATAGCAGAACCCTACTATCATTTTCCTAGGAAATATGAAAGATAGACAATGTTGCTGAAAAAGTCACAAAAAATTTAGACAGAATAAGTTAAGAAAGAACTGAGTAATTCATAACAAGCACCACTCATTTTCGAAGTAAGATTCAGAATATAAATGAGTTCAcgactattaaaaatatgtgATGATAATTATGATAACATCTCTTCCTTCTATATCTGCATTTGCTAATAATATTAACCAGGGCTACATATTTGCATTTATTTTCTCTtcactgttttcttttttttttctttttttttgttgtattgATTTTTGCTTCAGGAAGTACCATAAAGTAAATCAAAATCATATGACCAGGGTACAAAGATATGAATTCAAATCTTCTCTTATCTTTCGTAGATTTTCCATTTCATATATCTCAACACCAAAGTATTTAGAGTTTCAAAATCTGCACCCACCGATGTTTTGCTTTCAAGATACTATTCCATAAACACTTGTTGATATTTGAGTTATGCTCTTCCTAAAGCTAGGTATCTTAGTGTACTAATTTAAGGTAACTTCAGTGTAAGTAAATGTAATACGCCATACACACATTCCATGTTCTAGATCTCATATGAaggggagggagagagagatttgCATGTTTAGTTTTGAAATCTGTATGCAAATTGGGGATAAATCCACCCTCCATTTGCTATTTTCATTCCAAGCACACTAGGTGCCTTGATTGGAGGATTATGTAACACTATTGTACAAGATACCATTCTCAACTCTTATCTAAAAAGGTACCAATCTCAACGAAAATATAAAGGTTCCATGTTTGGCAGTTAACGAAAGATGCTGGCTCCATCAACTCATTCGGGTTGGAATACATGTCAAATTTTGTATTCCAAATAACCatttcccaaaaaccaaatTCTTGAATTATTTACTTGTTCATCTAGACAATTAAAATTTCCCTCCTTCAGGACTTGTCATCTAAATAGGAACACGGTATGATttggtttctctctctgttGATAGAATGCATTAATGACAGTAACTTAAATTGGAAAATTTAAAGGTATTTTCTAATCAATAAACTCATCTGATTTTAggaaaaatttatagttatatGCTTCCCCTGGTCAACATTGGCCAATCTAAAGAACTATTGCCAAATTGTAAAAGACTTCTTACCGATTCCAGTAACTGATTTACACTTAGAACGTCAAAGGTACTTATAGAGATTGATGTTTTGCGGTCAGACTGACTTCCACTTGCTTCAGGCAATGTTTCTTCATCCGTCAACGCAGCTGGATTCATCACCTGAAAGAAGACCcatcagaaaaaaataatttctagaGCCATGCAGATGGGAGTGACAAACCAAAAATTTtacctcatcaaagccttccaCATCCATATGCGCAAGAGGAGAGCAGGGCCGGGGTGTCTCCATAAACAAAGGAGCCCCTAATGGATATCCATCATCAGGTGAAAATCCCTGCGTGAGTTGCTTCTTGATGCTTGACAACTCATCCTTTGTAGAAGAGAGAAAAGACtattaaaaggaaagaaattatttttttttttttttcttaagtgtGTTAGAAAGAGAGGGGAAGTATAGTTGTTCTTAAGCATGTAATTATATGAATACAGAAAATAGATCATAGAAATAAACAGCTTAAATAACACCTAGGAATAGTTTACTTCTTACAACCTTGGGTTGCAAAACTATAAGCACAACTAAAATGTAATTTTGAACACGTAATCAAGCTTTAAATTTTGTTCATCAACTCCAAAAAGATtcagttatattatattacaataaCCCTGCAACAGCTTAAATGTGTAGTGACTAAAACTTTAAAAGCAATGTAACTGCTGTTTTGTATTTGATCCTATTGACAGTATCATTCTGTAAAGTTCAGAGACATCTACTCAAATTTATTCTGAACAACATctcaaaatgaaattataacTATTCTCTTTATCCCTTCCCCCCATACCAAATATAGTGGCAAATAATATGAGATTCAAGTTTTCTTCCTTCTCAGTTTAccatgttttcttctttttgaccATTTTATTTCATTCTTGTAATTTGATATTACTTTAACACTGTCTCTAAATTACATTatcttatttataatttgatatacCTTAACCTATTCTGCTCAAACTATAATACAAATTAGAGACAACTTTTAAAAGTGAAGATATTTTCTGTTTGGACTATTCAAATTCCCATCTTGATTTTATAAGCATCAATTGCCTTACCATTTAGAAGTTAATTGATCTAGCTTCGCTTCGGTGGTCCAAAAACTTACTCTCCTTGTTTCAAAGGATTTTTAAAGAACTATTGATATTCCATGGAGGATCAACttaagaatttattttctttttttcttttgtcatatttcatcttccattttaaaGACCATTTGATGAATTCACCAAGAGAACTAGATGCCCGAGAGTCATCAGGTAAATGATTGCAATAGAGAAGTTAGTTATCACCTCTGACAATTTTGCATATTTAGTCGTGAAGTGTGATACAGCAGCTTCTTTTAACGTATGATCATCTCTTTCAATTGCTGATAGAGAGTTCAATGCAGCAACTGCATCTTCCTGCGATCGACATAACATCTTCTCCTTAGACTCTATAACTGCCTGCAGCCTTATATCATCTACCAGCTGAAGATTAGGATCCACCTATAATAATTTAGGTCATTTAAAAGATTAAACAAACTAtaatatttcttcaaaaaaatggCTAAAGTGGTATTTTGAATTTTAGGTCTAGACTGTAGAGACCAACCATCTTATCCGTCAAAGATGCTTTAACAATAGGAATTAACTCTGTTAGATTTCCAGCCCTCGCTGAAAATATAAGCATGTACGATGCCAAAGTAAAAAGAGACCTTCTACAAGATGGCTGCAGACCTCCTTCAATAGgcgtgcaaaaaaaaaaaaaattagaagaaataTCAAGAAAAAGTTCCAAACTATCTTAACTAGAAAGGtctatttaaaaaatgcaaTCCAATTATATGGAATAGAGATAATGcatacaaatttatataatttcagTCAGCAAGTTAAATTTGTAAGCAGCAAAAAAACTCCAGATCCTTATATTATCGAAATTTACTAAAACAATTtcgaagaaaaggaaaatgtaCAATAGCCACAACCCTCTAAGGTGCATACTTAGTGCAAAATGAAATATCATACTAAAAATTAATCCAACTTACCTTCTTGATTGAGAGACATGGTCCTAAGGGAGAGCGCCAGCTGGAAGCATCTTACAAGCACTGCATGACTAGAAGTCTAGcgaacaaaaaaataagaataaaaataaaaataaaaatagatgaaAAACTTAAGTAACATTTAGATTAATTGTCTTGTGACAACCTCCTCTCAAGTATTAATACAAACTCCATGTCTTCACCATTTACTAATTTTCAATCACAAAGTTAATAGCTCCTAGCTAATGTTACACCTATCATAAATGAAAAGGTTGGAATTCCAAGTTCTGGCAGTTAACATCACTAATGTTAGCATATTTCAAGTTGCACAAACCATTCTCCCACTAGCAAGGCTCATTGTATGATTAAAGAGGGTACAGAACCAATTTAGCATGGATCTTATTCAATTGACAGAAACATTCTCAATCCAAAGATTCCATTATCCTTCCAAACCTCATAAATAaatctcattttcattttacgTTGTAATCCTCTGCTCTAATTTATGAGTAATACTACTATGAGTACCAACTTGTCTACCAACCTTTATGAGACTAACAGATGTGAGTAAATTAATGGTTGACTATTTAACAAGGCCTATAAACATAGACAAGTGAACCCAAAGCAAACCAACAAAAATCGCCATATTAGTAGGTATCAAAAAAGTTGGTAAACAAGCAGGAAACTGTAGTTCTTTAAAAAAAGTATGCACCTAtaaaatattgctaatttaCTAGAACATTAACTTTTAGATTCTGTTCCAAAGacattccttttaatttttttgaagggATCTATATCTGCACAAAAGAAAGAGGATAACACAACTAAATATGGCAGATTTGAGTGATCCATGTCCTCAGAATATGGCGGCAGGATACTGATACTTCAGCATGGCCATGTCCCTTCTGGACTCAACAAAAACTAAGGTGGGAGCAAAGTCTATGGAATATTATGATAAACACCATCAAATGATAGGAAAAGGGAGCTAGtgaaaaaataatcatcaacaaaacaaataaaatcatataataagCACAGGATCTCACCTTAGATCGGGTAAACAGTAAAGCAATATTATAAGTGTGGGCCATTGCTTCGAAATTTGCAGGAGTGTTTTCTGCAGATGTTGCCTGAACCCAGATAGATGAAAGCAAGAGATTCACTTGGTGACTGCTCAACCGAAGGGAAGTTAGCTCCTGGAAGTTTTAGATAGAGCAGATATTTGAATAAGATTTTCAACAAACAACCACTCCCAAATAAGTAAGACAAAATACTATATGACTTCTAGAGTATCCTGTGGAGATCAAGTTAAAATTTCATACTGTTCTTCCTCCGGTCAAAGCACTCTTAAAGCTGTAGGATTGACCATATTGTTTCACATAGACATCCGATATCTGACTATCTTCCTCCTTTGGTCCTATATCAACAGGTTCTAGATTGTCCCGACTTTCATCATGAGGGGAAAATCTTCCAGCCCTATTCTTCTGCAATGTATTGACGGAAGAAAACCCAGAAACAGCATCTGAAGGTTTCATTTTCTGGTCCAACAGAGGCGAAAGCGCAGATGGCATAAGCACCATGGAGAAAATGCTATGCGCTCCAACTCGTGTTTCATGATCTGGGTGAGACATTGCTAGGAGTAGTTGATGAAACAGAGCATCAGGAAAAGCCTGAAATAAGGTTTAGgtaatttttaaacataaatggTCCTACATGATCAATACATACAACAACGTCATGTAACTTGATAAATAGCACTTGCCTTCTTGTGATATGATATATTAGGGACTGAAGAGACAATCTTTGCAGTCTGGTAAATGGCAGAGATAGTAGTCCTGGCTACAATTGTAACTGTTGAAATATTCTCTAGCACCATAGCCATCATATCCAGAATGGGTCCCACATCTCCAACCTATTAAGCACCAAGTTTCTTTAAGAAACAATATAATAAGCATCATCCATGCTTGACCTAAAATATATTACTTAAGTAGTTACAAGCTTGAATTTGAACACTATAATACCAAAATCTGTATCACTTGTATTATCTATGATACCAAAATCTGTATCACTCGTATCGTATTTAAAAGCAGATATGACTTAAAATGCAACTTATAAATGACCAGGGAGGCTGTGGCCTTGCGCTTTCCAATAATAACCTCAATTTGAAGAATAGGGTGGTTCCCAAAAAGTAATTAGCTAAATTTTTATCAGGATAAAGAAGCTAAACATACACAGTAAGCATTCCGAAATTCAACTCTTTCCTTTTTATCACGTAAAAGAGAATTTATTCCATGCAAAAGAACATTACTTATATCAAATTTATTCTAATAACATCATTTCCCTAATATTAATGAAACACAGATGATGTAAAGGATTCTCGAAGAGACGAAGATGGAAACCTAAAGAAATCTGTAAGACAAAGTTCCATAGAAtactatgcatatatatatagaaccaaTCATGTTAATTTCACAATTATCTTTCTATATCTTCAGGTTTAACCATTTTTGTCTTATCCCATGGAACCCTAaacttttacttcttttttggatttttaatatTGGAGTGAGACAGGGAGATAAAGTGCTATAATATACATAGTTCAAGATAGTTACCAATTAGACAGTATTCAA contains the following coding sequences:
- the LOC107422035 gene encoding protein SEMI-ROLLED LEAF 2 isoform X3, with protein sequence MFNLEGLIPKLCQLAEEAGDDERALRLRSAGLQVLASMVSFMGEQSHISMDFDNIISVTLENYMDLQINSDNSKEDNQKSQSQDQEEVPSISNLATKPDVDHTMDTNKSPSYWSRVCLGNIAKLAKEGTTVRRVLEPLFQNFDAENYWSVERGVAYSVLMYLQSLLEESAGENSHILISMLVKHLDHKNVVKQPLLQINIINVTTQLAQNAKQQASVAIIGALSDLIKQLRKCLQNQSEVSSPKSTDKWIADLQLALEGCISQLSKKVGDVGPILDMMAMVLENISTVTIVARTTISAIYQTAKIVSSVPNISYHKKAFPDALFHQLLLAMSHPDHETRVGAHSIFSMVLMPSALSPLLDQKMKPSDAVSGFSSVNTLQKNRAGRFSPHDESRDNLEPVDIGPKEEDSQISDVYVKQYGQSYSFKSALTGGRTELTSLRLSSHQVNLLLSSIWVQATSAENTPANFEAMAHTYNIALLFTRSKTSSHAVLVRCFQLALSLRTMSLNQEGGLQPSCRRSLFTLASYMLIFSARAGNLTELIPIVKASLTDKMVDPNLQLVDDIRLQAVIESKEKMLCRSQEDAVAALNSLSAIERDDHTLKEAAVSHFTTKYAKLSEDELSSIKKQLTQGFSPDDGYPLGAPLFMETPRPCSPLAHMDVEGFDEVMNPAALTDEETLPEASGSQSDRKTSISISTFDVLSVNQLLESVLETARQLVSSPVSPTPIPYDQMRNQCEALVMGKQQKMSVLHSFKQQEDSKAIVLSTEIENKMRDFSEEDLKLVNKEHVRTREQLLLCPRDCGPYSFRLPPSSPYDKFLKAAGC